A genomic window from Flintibacter sp. KGMB00164 includes:
- the mnmA gene encoding tRNA 2-thiouridine(34) synthase MnmA, with product MNPIAAAMSGGVDSSTAVWLLQQAGYDPVGFTMSLFSPDALPPDQRSQCHTARDVADAQAVAQRLGISHHTLDLSESFRREVMDPFVQAYEQGQTPNPCVLCNRAIKFGALLQAAQEMGCPLLATGHYAQVEQDSGSGRWLLKKALHPDKDQSYVLWTLTQQQLAATRFPLGRLSKEEIRAIALEQGLVSARKNDSQDICFVPDGDYASFICHHTGKHYPSGDFVDPQGNVLGRHQGIIHYTLGQRRGLGVSSNQGRLYVTGLSPQDNTVTLGSNAALFHRSLTAGQLNLIAMERLDQPIQVMAKVRYRMTEQPAILEQTGPDTARLTFQEPQRAITPGQSVVFYQDDVVLGGGIILSGED from the coding sequence TTGAATCCCATTGCGGCAGCCATGAGCGGCGGTGTGGACAGTTCCACCGCTGTCTGGCTCTTACAGCAGGCAGGCTACGATCCTGTTGGCTTTACCATGTCCTTGTTCTCGCCCGACGCCCTGCCCCCCGACCAGCGTTCCCAGTGCCACACCGCCCGGGATGTGGCCGACGCCCAGGCGGTGGCCCAGCGCCTGGGTATCTCTCACCACACCCTGGATCTGTCGGAATCCTTCCGCCGTGAGGTGATGGATCCCTTCGTCCAGGCCTATGAACAGGGCCAGACTCCCAATCCCTGTGTGCTGTGTAACCGGGCAATTAAATTCGGTGCCCTGCTCCAGGCAGCCCAGGAGATGGGGTGTCCTCTGCTGGCCACCGGCCACTACGCCCAGGTGGAACAGGATTCCGGCTCCGGACGCTGGCTGCTGAAAAAGGCCCTCCACCCAGATAAGGACCAGAGCTATGTGCTTTGGACCCTCACCCAGCAGCAGCTGGCCGCCACCCGCTTCCCCCTTGGACGGCTCTCCAAAGAGGAGATCCGCGCTATCGCCCTGGAACAGGGGCTTGTCAGCGCCCGGAAAAACGACAGTCAGGACATCTGCTTTGTCCCGGACGGAGACTATGCCTCCTTTATTTGTCACCACACCGGGAAACACTATCCGTCAGGTGACTTTGTCGATCCCCAGGGCAACGTTCTGGGCCGCCACCAGGGCATCATCCACTATACCCTGGGCCAGCGGCGGGGGCTGGGGGTATCCTCCAACCAGGGCCGACTGTATGTGACCGGGCTCAGCCCCCAGGACAACACCGTCACCCTGGGCTCCAACGCCGCCCTGTTTCACCGCAGCCTAACTGCCGGACAACTCAATCTCATTGCCATGGAGCGGCTGGACCAGCCCATCCAGGTGATGGCCAAAGTACGCTACCGCATGACGGAGCAGCCCGCCATCCTGGAGCAGACCGGTCCGGACACCGCCCGGCTCACCTTCCAAGAACCCCAGCGCGCCATTACTCCCGGCCAGTCGGTGGTCTTTTACCAGGACGACGTGGTGCTGGGCGGCGGCATCATTTTGTCAGGAGAAGATTGA
- the nrdD gene encoding anaerobic ribonucleoside-triphosphate reductase: protein MKVVKRDGSVVDYDRSKIITAIQKANAEVSEEEQLSLDRIEAIVSRIEDLGRDKLPVEEIQDLVEQGLVNENKFYLAKTYIIYRYTRALVRKQNTTDESILSLLRNENKELAEENSNKNTMIAATQRDYIAGEVSRDLTRRILLPEYISKAHDEGAIHFHDADYFIQPIFNCCLINIGDMLDNGTVMNGKLIESPKSFQVACTVTTQIIACVASNQYGGQSVDMSHLGKYLRRSREKFRKHISYECAGLVDEATVERLVDDRVRDELKSGVQTIQYQINTLMTTNGQSPFVTLFLNLQEGDPYLEENAMIVEEVLRQRLEGIKNEKGVYITPAFPKLVYVLDEHNCLKGGKYDYITELAVKCSAKRMYPDYISAKKMRENYEGNVFSPMGCRSFLSPWKDENGNYKFEGRFNQGVVSLNLPQIGILAGGNEEKFWSLLDERLQLCFEALMCRHEALKNVHSDSSPIHWQYGAIARLPKGAPIEPLLYGGYSSISLGYIGLYEVTKLMKGVSHTQPGGQEFAQKVMARLRKACDDWKAETNIGFALYGTPAESLCYRFARIDKERFGSIPDVTDKGYYTNSYHVDVREHIDAFDKFTFESQFQKISTGGCISYVEIPNMRHNLEALKEVVKFIYDNIQYAEFNTKSDYCQCCGYDGEITINDDFQWECPVCHNTDQSKMNVTRRTCGYLGENYWNVGKTKEIKSRVLHL, encoded by the coding sequence ATGAAAGTTGTCAAGCGGGACGGTTCCGTTGTGGACTACGACCGCAGCAAGATCATCACCGCAATCCAGAAGGCGAACGCCGAGGTCTCCGAGGAGGAGCAGCTGAGCCTGGACCGGATCGAGGCCATTGTCAGCCGCATTGAGGATCTGGGCCGGGATAAGCTGCCCGTGGAGGAGATCCAGGACCTGGTGGAGCAGGGCCTGGTAAATGAGAACAAGTTCTATCTGGCCAAGACTTACATTATCTACCGTTATACCCGGGCTCTGGTGCGCAAGCAGAACACGACCGATGAGTCCATCCTCTCCCTGCTGCGCAATGAGAATAAGGAGCTGGCCGAGGAGAACTCCAATAAGAACACCATGATCGCCGCCACTCAGCGCGACTACATTGCCGGCGAGGTGAGCCGGGACCTGACCCGCCGCATCCTGCTGCCTGAGTATATCTCCAAGGCTCACGACGAGGGCGCCATCCACTTCCACGACGCTGACTACTTTATCCAGCCCATCTTCAACTGCTGCCTCATCAACATCGGCGACATGCTGGACAACGGCACCGTGATGAACGGTAAGCTCATTGAGTCCCCCAAGAGCTTCCAGGTGGCCTGCACCGTCACCACTCAGATCATTGCCTGCGTGGCCTCCAACCAGTACGGTGGTCAGAGCGTGGATATGAGCCACCTGGGCAAGTATCTGCGCCGCAGCCGGGAGAAGTTCCGCAAGCACATCTCCTATGAGTGCGCCGGCCTGGTGGACGAGGCGACTGTGGAGCGTCTGGTGGATGACCGGGTGCGGGACGAGCTCAAGAGCGGTGTGCAGACCATCCAGTATCAGATCAACACCCTCATGACCACCAATGGTCAGTCCCCCTTCGTCACCCTGTTCCTCAATCTCCAGGAGGGCGACCCCTACCTGGAGGAGAACGCCATGATCGTGGAAGAGGTGCTGCGCCAGCGTCTGGAGGGCATCAAGAACGAGAAGGGTGTGTATATCACTCCCGCTTTCCCCAAGCTGGTCTACGTGCTGGACGAGCACAACTGCCTCAAGGGCGGCAAGTACGACTATATCACCGAGCTGGCCGTCAAGTGCTCCGCCAAGCGGATGTACCCCGACTATATCTCTGCCAAGAAGATGCGGGAAAACTACGAGGGCAACGTGTTCTCTCCCATGGGCTGCCGCTCCTTCCTGTCTCCCTGGAAGGACGAGAACGGCAACTACAAGTTTGAGGGCCGCTTCAACCAGGGCGTGGTCTCCCTGAATCTGCCCCAGATTGGTATTCTGGCCGGTGGAAACGAGGAGAAGTTCTGGTCCTTGCTGGATGAGCGGCTGCAGCTGTGCTTTGAGGCTCTGATGTGCCGCCATGAGGCCCTGAAGAACGTCCACTCCGACTCCAGCCCCATCCACTGGCAGTACGGCGCCATTGCCCGCCTGCCCAAGGGTGCGCCCATTGAGCCTCTGCTCTACGGCGGCTACTCCTCCATCTCTCTGGGCTACATCGGCCTTTATGAGGTGACCAAGCTCATGAAGGGAGTCAGCCACACCCAGCCCGGCGGCCAGGAGTTTGCCCAGAAGGTGATGGCCCGGCTGCGCAAGGCCTGCGACGACTGGAAGGCGGAGACCAACATTGGCTTCGCTCTCTACGGCACTCCCGCTGAGAGCCTGTGCTACCGCTTCGCCCGCATCGACAAGGAGCGCTTCGGTTCCATTCCTGATGTGACCGATAAGGGCTACTACACCAACAGCTATCACGTGGATGTGCGGGAGCACATCGACGCCTTCGACAAGTTTACCTTTGAGAGCCAGTTCCAGAAGATCTCCACCGGCGGCTGTATCTCCTATGTGGAGATCCCCAACATGCGCCACAATCTGGAGGCCCTGAAGGAGGTTGTCAAGTTCATCTACGACAACATCCAGTACGCCGAGTTCAACACCAAGAGCGACTACTGCCAGTGCTGCGGCTACGACGGAGAGATCACCATCAACGATGATTTCCAGTGGGAGTGCCCCGTCTGCCACAACACTGACCAGAGCAAGATGAACGTCACCCGCCGTACCTGCGGTTATCTGGGGGAGAACTACTGGAATGTAGGTAAGACGAAGGAAATCAAATCCCGCGTTCTGCACCTTTGA
- the nrdG gene encoding anaerobic ribonucleoside-triphosphate reductase activating protein, with protein sequence MNYADIRPIDVANGPGIRVSLFVSGCTHACPECFNPEAWDFQYGAPFGPEQVEQILSALGKSYVRGLSLLGGEPFHPNNQKTVLELVKQVRQQYPQKDIWCYTGYLFEDLAAGKVGDYGRALLEQLDVLVDGPFVIAQKNLSLRFRGSSNQRILEVQPSLEQGEPVLWDEASVE encoded by the coding sequence ATGAACTATGCTGACATCCGGCCCATCGATGTGGCCAACGGCCCGGGTATCCGGGTTTCCCTGTTTGTCTCCGGCTGCACCCACGCCTGCCCGGAGTGCTTTAACCCCGAGGCCTGGGACTTCCAGTATGGAGCGCCCTTTGGCCCGGAGCAGGTGGAACAGATCCTCTCCGCGCTGGGCAAGTCCTATGTGCGGGGACTATCCCTGCTGGGTGGCGAACCCTTCCACCCTAACAATCAGAAGACGGTGCTGGAACTGGTCAAGCAAGTCCGACAGCAGTATCCCCAGAAGGATATCTGGTGCTACACCGGCTACCTCTTTGAGGATCTGGCTGCCGGAAAGGTGGGGGACTATGGCCGTGCTCTGCTGGAACAGCTGGATGTGCTGGTGGACGGTCCCTTTGTCATCGCCCAGAAAAATCTGAGCCTGCGCTTCCGTGGCTCCTCCAACCAGCGTATTTTGGAGGTTCAGCCCTCTTTGGAGCAGGGCGAACCGGTGCTGTGGGACGAGGCCAGTGTGGAATAA
- a CDS encoding MATE family efflux transporter — MLGKPRHQMDMCHGSLADKILKFAIPLMASSILQLLFNAADVIVVGRFAGKESLAAVGSTTSLINLLIALFVGLSVGTNVVVARNLGGKRHDMVSKAVHTSILMALVSGAVLAVFGAIMSHQLLVWMSSPEDVINLSTLYLRIYFLGMPATMAYNFGAAILRAQGDTQRPLFYLIIAGVVNVVLNLVSVILMGMGVAGVAMATTISQYISAGLVLMCLTHEDGPLRLNLRDMHVDRHILGQIMEIGLPAGFQGIVFSLSNVLIQSSINSFGSTVVAGSAASANIENFVYQAMNAFYQTNLTFTGQNYGAGECKRVDKSLIYCQTFVIITGVVLGNLAYLFGHPLVSIYAPGEEDVIQQGIIRLGYIARTYALCGIMDTMVGSLRGLGYSVGPMIVSLIGACGLRIVWIFTIFQVDRTPENLYISYPISWIVTGAVHIIFFLIVRKKAFALVRANSHVEAEGAHPEISKS, encoded by the coding sequence ATGTTAGGCAAACCGCGCCACCAGATGGATATGTGCCATGGATCACTTGCGGATAAGATTTTAAAGTTTGCCATTCCCTTGATGGCATCCAGTATCCTCCAGCTCCTGTTTAATGCCGCAGACGTCATCGTGGTCGGTCGGTTTGCAGGCAAGGAGTCACTGGCCGCCGTAGGCTCCACTACCTCCCTGATCAACCTGCTCATCGCCCTGTTTGTGGGCCTGTCGGTTGGTACCAACGTAGTAGTGGCCCGAAATCTGGGCGGTAAGCGCCATGACATGGTAAGCAAAGCGGTACATACCTCCATTCTCATGGCTCTGGTCAGCGGCGCGGTGCTGGCGGTATTCGGTGCCATCATGTCCCATCAGCTTCTGGTATGGATGTCCTCTCCCGAGGACGTAATCAACCTGTCCACTCTCTATCTGCGCATCTACTTTTTGGGTATGCCCGCCACTATGGCCTACAACTTCGGCGCAGCTATTCTTCGCGCCCAGGGCGATACCCAGCGTCCTTTGTTCTACCTGATCATTGCCGGCGTGGTGAATGTGGTACTGAACCTGGTGTCGGTTATCCTGATGGGCATGGGCGTGGCTGGCGTAGCGATGGCCACGACCATCTCTCAGTACATCTCGGCCGGTCTGGTCCTGATGTGCCTCACCCATGAGGACGGCCCCCTTCGCCTGAACCTGCGGGATATGCACGTCGACCGGCACATTCTGGGGCAGATCATGGAAATCGGCCTGCCCGCCGGTTTCCAGGGCATCGTTTTCTCCCTGTCCAATGTACTGATTCAGTCCTCCATCAACTCTTTCGGCTCCACGGTAGTAGCAGGCTCCGCCGCCTCCGCCAACATTGAAAACTTCGTCTACCAGGCCATGAACGCCTTCTATCAGACCAACCTCACCTTTACCGGACAGAACTACGGCGCCGGCGAATGTAAGCGTGTGGATAAATCTCTCATCTACTGCCAGACCTTCGTCATCATCACCGGTGTGGTACTGGGCAACCTTGCCTATCTGTTTGGCCATCCTCTGGTAAGCATTTATGCCCCTGGCGAGGAGGACGTCATCCAGCAGGGCATCATCCGTCTTGGCTACATCGCCCGAACCTACGCTCTGTGCGGTATCATGGACACCATGGTAGGCAGCCTGCGCGGCCTTGGCTACTCGGTAGGCCCCATGATCGTCTCCCTCATCGGCGCCTGCGGCCTTCGTATTGTCTGGATCTTCACCATCTTCCAGGTGGACCGCACCCCGGAAAATCTGTATATTTCCTATCCCATCTCCTGGATCGTGACCGGCGCGGTACACATTATTTTCTTCCTGATCGTACGCAAAAAAGCCTTTGCTCTGGTACGTGCCAACTCCCATGTGGAGGCAGAGGGTGCCCACCCAGAGATTTCCAAATCATAA
- a CDS encoding potassium/proton antiporter, giving the protein MNHVLLLVGTVILICILMNRWVEKLAVPSLLVFIALGMCFGENGLLHIQFDDYAAVNTICSVSLIFIMFYGGFGTNLTAARPVAVQSVVLSTLGVACTAGSVAVFVHLVFHLSWAESLLIGSVISSTDAASVFNILRTKKLALKEHTDSLLELESGSNDPISYMLTSVAVAVLTGQEISVPLLLLQQIALGAAGGLLLGRLSAWILGRGTFQSDQNQTIFIFSMVITAYALPSVLGGNGYLSVYLCGIWLGRCSLPQKRYMVHFFDVITHVCQVLIFFLLGLLVTPVELPAVLLPALAITAFLTLIARPAVVGLLLLPFRPSLGQIGVVSWAGLRGVASIVFAIMAVLGGASTHYHLFNLVFCIVLLSISIQGTLLPWISARLSMIDHTGDVGKTFNDYQEESSIDFIKVHLDQSHPWTGQTLKDLLLPNDLLVVMIARSGQTIVPQGDTLLQAGDLLVIAARGFEDREQLSLQEVAVERGHRWQGKQLRDLNLPNHTLIILIKRGLDTIIPGGDTVILSGDLLVIAQSSPVPT; this is encoded by the coding sequence ATGAATCACGTTCTTTTGCTGGTTGGTACCGTTATCCTGATTTGTATTCTAATGAACCGCTGGGTGGAAAAACTAGCCGTCCCCTCCCTTCTCGTCTTTATTGCCCTGGGTATGTGTTTTGGAGAAAACGGCCTTCTGCACATCCAGTTTGACGATTATGCGGCAGTCAACACCATCTGTTCTGTCAGCCTGATCTTTATTATGTTTTACGGCGGCTTCGGCACAAATCTGACTGCTGCCCGCCCGGTGGCAGTGCAATCCGTCGTCCTGTCCACCCTGGGCGTGGCCTGTACCGCCGGCAGTGTGGCGGTCTTTGTCCATTTGGTGTTCCATCTGTCCTGGGCAGAGAGCCTGCTTATCGGCTCGGTGATCTCCTCCACCGACGCGGCCTCGGTGTTCAACATCCTGCGCACTAAAAAGTTAGCTCTAAAAGAGCATACCGACTCTCTTTTGGAGCTCGAATCCGGTTCCAACGATCCCATCTCCTATATGCTTACCTCCGTCGCGGTGGCTGTCCTCACCGGGCAGGAAATCTCAGTTCCTCTTCTGCTGCTCCAGCAGATCGCTTTGGGTGCCGCAGGAGGCCTGCTGCTTGGTCGGCTGTCTGCCTGGATTTTAGGACGAGGCACATTCCAGTCGGATCAGAACCAGACTATCTTCATCTTTTCTATGGTCATCACCGCTTACGCCCTGCCCTCTGTGCTTGGCGGAAACGGTTACCTCAGCGTCTACCTGTGCGGTATTTGGCTGGGCCGGTGCAGCCTGCCCCAGAAGCGGTACATGGTCCACTTCTTTGATGTGATCACTCATGTGTGTCAGGTACTTATCTTCTTCCTGCTAGGCCTGCTGGTCACCCCAGTGGAACTGCCCGCTGTACTTCTTCCTGCTCTGGCCATCACCGCCTTTCTCACCCTCATTGCCCGTCCTGCCGTAGTGGGTCTGCTGCTGCTCCCCTTCCGCCCCTCTTTGGGGCAGATCGGTGTGGTATCCTGGGCGGGTCTGCGCGGTGTAGCCTCTATCGTGTTTGCCATTATGGCAGTGCTGGGCGGCGCTTCTACCCATTATCACCTGTTCAACCTGGTGTTCTGCATCGTTCTGCTGTCCATCTCCATTCAGGGCACCCTGCTGCCCTGGATATCCGCCCGGCTGTCCATGATCGACCACACCGGTGATGTAGGCAAAACCTTCAACGACTACCAGGAGGAGAGCAGCATTGACTTTATCAAAGTGCATCTTGACCAGTCTCACCCCTGGACCGGCCAGACCTTAAAGGATCTTCTGCTTCCCAACGATTTGCTGGTCGTCATGATTGCCCGGTCCGGGCAAACCATTGTCCCTCAGGGCGATACGCTGCTTCAGGCGGGAGATCTGCTGGTCATCGCCGCACGAGGCTTTGAGGACCGGGAACAGTTGTCCCTTCAGGAAGTGGCCGTGGAACGCGGCCACCGCTGGCAGGGGAAACAGCTGCGTGATCTCAATCTTCCAAACCACACGTTGATCATTCTCATCAAGCGTGGGCTGGATACCATCATTCCGGGCGGAGACACGGTTATTTTGTCTGGTGACCTGCTGGTCATCGCACAATCCAGCCCTGTCCCCACCTGA
- a CDS encoding cyclase family protein: protein MYELWEGLKRAKEYKWVELSHPLDNDSPFWAGIPEGSVELCKTVYDWGNPMLDCLIQTFCFPGQFGTHIDFPSHFDKEGVSSEAYGVEQLVFPLCVIDVTDKVAQDVHYAVTVQDILDYETKYGPIPEGAFVALRTDWSKRWPSMDALSNFDAEGGEHTPGWSMEALKYIYETRSAAANGHETIDTDASALAAQAGDLACERYVLSHGKVQVELLCNLDQVAPAGAVVMVSFPRITGATGLPARVWAVTP, encoded by the coding sequence ATGTACGAACTTTGGGAAGGCCTGAAGCGGGCCAAAGAGTACAAGTGGGTAGAGCTCTCTCACCCCCTGGACAACGACAGCCCCTTCTGGGCCGGAATTCCCGAGGGCTCGGTGGAGCTGTGCAAGACCGTGTATGACTGGGGCAACCCCATGCTGGATTGTCTCATCCAGACCTTCTGCTTCCCCGGTCAGTTCGGCACCCACATCGACTTCCCCAGCCACTTTGACAAAGAAGGGGTCTCCTCCGAGGCCTACGGCGTGGAGCAGCTGGTCTTCCCTCTGTGCGTCATTGACGTCACCGACAAGGTGGCCCAGGATGTGCACTACGCGGTAACCGTTCAGGATATTCTGGACTATGAGACCAAGTACGGTCCCATCCCCGAAGGTGCTTTTGTGGCCCTGCGCACTGACTGGAGCAAGCGCTGGCCCAGCATGGATGCCCTGTCCAACTTTGACGCCGAGGGCGGCGAGCACACCCCCGGTTGGTCCATGGAGGCCCTGAAGTATATCTATGAGACCCGCTCCGCCGCTGCCAACGGCCATGAGACCATTGACACCGACGCCTCCGCCCTGGCTGCTCAGGCCGGCGACCTGGCCTGCGAGCGGTATGTGCTCAGCCATGGCAAGGTGCAGGTGGAGCTGCTGTGCAACCTGGATCAGGTTGCCCCTGCCGGCGCGGTGGTGATGGTGTCCTTCCCCCGCATTACCGGCGCTACCGGTCTGCCCGCCCGGGTTTGGGCAGTCACCCCCTGA
- the rlmD gene encoding 23S rRNA (uracil(1939)-C(5))-methyltransferase RlmD, whose translation MADWKKNSLHDLHIDSYTAQGFGVARLDGRVVFIPGTIRGEDWKVQLLKVQKNIAWGRGVELLTPSPARVEPDCPISGKCGGCQYRHMTYEEELTAKWDRVNDALRRLGGLDLELPPVLGAEDPLRYRNKVQLPVAQGKQGLSIGYFRPRSHDVLDVKDCPLQPLAVTRLREAFKTWMEQWSVPAYDESTCQGLIRHLYVRTNQAGQSLCCVVANGKKLPQVSELVEALRKAEPGLIGLVLNINQADTNVILGPEYRTLWGQDFLEETLCGMTFRLSVPSFFQINWAQTQRLYAQAVDFAALSGQETVLDLYCGIGTISLALAQKAGQVIGAEIVPQAIEDAKANAARNKVENTRFFCGDAGAVAAQLSREGVRPQVICVDPPRKGLAPEVPAILASMSPERIVYVSCDPATLARDAKRLEELGYRAVKVQAVDLFPRTAHVETVLLLVRAN comes from the coding sequence ATGGCCGACTGGAAGAAAAATTCACTGCATGATCTGCACATCGACAGCTACACCGCCCAAGGCTTCGGTGTGGCCCGGCTGGATGGCCGGGTGGTCTTTATTCCCGGCACCATCCGGGGAGAGGACTGGAAGGTTCAGCTGTTAAAGGTACAAAAGAACATCGCCTGGGGCCGTGGCGTGGAGTTGCTCACCCCCTCCCCCGCTCGTGTGGAGCCCGACTGCCCCATCAGCGGCAAGTGCGGCGGCTGCCAATACCGTCACATGACCTACGAGGAGGAGTTGACGGCCAAGTGGGACCGGGTCAATGACGCTCTGCGGCGGCTGGGCGGCCTGGATTTGGAGCTGCCTCCGGTGCTTGGGGCAGAAGATCCCCTGCGCTACCGCAACAAGGTGCAGCTGCCCGTGGCCCAGGGAAAGCAGGGCCTGTCCATCGGCTACTTCCGTCCCCGAAGCCATGACGTGCTGGATGTGAAGGACTGCCCCCTCCAGCCTCTGGCGGTGACCCGGCTGCGCGAGGCCTTCAAGACCTGGATGGAACAGTGGTCGGTGCCTGCCTATGACGAGAGCACCTGTCAGGGGCTCATCCGTCACCTCTATGTGCGCACCAATCAGGCAGGACAGTCCTTGTGCTGTGTGGTTGCCAACGGGAAGAAGCTGCCCCAAGTTTCCGAATTGGTGGAGGCTCTGCGTAAGGCGGAACCGGGACTCATCGGTCTGGTTCTCAACATCAATCAGGCGGATACCAACGTAATTTTAGGTCCTGAGTACCGCACTTTGTGGGGCCAGGATTTCCTGGAGGAGACCCTGTGCGGTATGACCTTCCGGCTGTCCGTCCCCTCCTTTTTCCAGATCAACTGGGCTCAGACACAGCGGCTCTATGCCCAGGCGGTGGATTTTGCCGCCCTCTCCGGGCAGGAGACCGTGCTGGACCTGTACTGCGGCATCGGCACCATCTCTCTGGCTTTGGCCCAGAAGGCGGGACAGGTCATTGGGGCCGAGATTGTCCCCCAGGCCATTGAGGACGCTAAGGCCAATGCTGCACGCAACAAGGTGGAAAATACCCGTTTCTTCTGCGGCGACGCGGGAGCGGTAGCTGCCCAGCTGTCCCGTGAGGGTGTGCGTCCCCAGGTCATCTGCGTGGACCCGCCTCGGAAGGGGTTAGCACCCGAGGTACCCGCCATTCTGGCCTCCATGTCCCCGGAGCGTATCGTCTATGTCTCCTGCGACCCGGCCACTTTGGCCCGGGATGCCAAGCGTCTGGAGGAGCTGGGCTACCGGGCAGTCAAAGTCCAGGCCGTGGACCTCTTCCCCCGCACCGCTCACGTGGAGACAGTCCTGCTCCTGGTCCGGGCAAACTGA